The sequence GGATGCGCCGCGCCGAGGTCGTATCGCCCGCCAGGACGAGCTCGACGACTTCGTCGCGTACGTCCTGCGTGCGGCGCGACGCGTCGAGCAGGTTCTGCAACGCCGCCCGCTCGTCGCGCGACAGCGGCATCGCCGAGAGCTGCCCGGTGACCGCGTCGAACTCGCGTCCGAGCTCGACGTAGCGCCCGGACGAGCGCGCGCGCGCGTCCGGAGGCTGCTCGTTGAAGAGCTGCACCATGAGTTGCCCGCGCTCGCGCGCGACGTTGAGCATGACCGAGACGAGCCTGGTCTTGGCGTCCTGCTCTTCGATGACGTCGTGCAAGCGGCGGTTGACCTGCTCGGTGCGCGCGAGTCCGAGCACCGAGATGCCCAGCAGGAGCGCGAGCAGGAGGCTGAAGCCGGCGAGCAGCGTATAGCGGGAGGAGAACGACCAGCTCATGCCCTCGCCCGCGCTCGATCGTAGGCGCGCGCGCCCCTGCGCGCGAGCGGGTCCTGCCGGTAGAACAGCGCGAGCTGCTCGTAGACGTGCGCGTAGGCGCGCCGCACCACCTGGGGGCACTCGAAGAACGCTTCGCTCATCACCGCGAAGAACTCCGCGGGTGTCTCCGCGGCGTACTCGTCGAGCTCGATGTCGTCGCCGCCGTCGACGCGCCCGCAGAAATCCTGGTAGGCGTCGCCGAACGCCTGCGACCAGCGCTCGCGCGACATGTCGGCGTGCAGCGGCGGAAAGCCGTTGGCCTCCCCGTTGAGCATGTCCAGCTTGTGTGCGAACTCGTGTATCACGACGTTATAGGCCGCTCCCCGTCCGGCTTCTTCGGCGTCGGCCCACGAGAGTATCACCGGGCCGCGCTCCCACGACTCGCCGGTCATCGGCTCCTGGACGCTGTGCGCGACGCCGGCTTCATCCACGTATTCGTATTCTGCGACGAACTCGTCGGGATATACGATGATCTCGACCCAGCCGCGATACGACGAGAGGCCGAGATTCAGGACGAGTATGCACGCCTGCACCGCGATCGCCAGCCGCACCGCGTCGTCGAGCACCATGCCGCCCGCGCCGTGTATCTGCTTTTCGTGCAGGAACAGCTTGACGAGCTCGCAGAGGCGCGTCCGCTCGGCTTCGTCGAGCGCGCGGGTGAACGGGTAGCGCTCCAGCGTTGCGCGCCAGACCGCGGGATCGAGGCTCGCCTGATCGAGTATTCGCCTGCGCCGCCAGCGGCTGAACCAACCCAAGCGCTCAGCCCTTGCCCTCGTCGCGCAGCTCGACGACGCGCAGCGCGGGAGGCTCCGCCGCCCCGAGGTCCACGCTTTCGATCTGCGCGAAGCGCTGCGAGATCTTGGCGCTCGTCACCTGCACCTTCTCCACGTCCTCGTGGGCCTGGCGGATGTGGCGCGCGAGATCGCGCATGCGCTCGTCGAACCGGCTGAACTCGATGGCGAGCCGCGCGAGCGATTCCTTGATGACGTGCACCTGCCGGCGCGTCTCGACGTCCTTCAACACCGCGCGTGCGGTGTTGAGCACCGCCATCAGCGTCGTCGGCGACACGATCCACACCCGCCGCGCCATGGCGAAGTCGACGATCTCGGCGTGGTGCGCGTGGATCTCGGCGAAGACCGCCTCCGCGGGAACGAACATCACGGCGCCGTCGGACGTCTCGCCGGCGATGATGTATTTGCTGCTGATCGCCTCGACATGGCGCTTCAGGTCCTGCCTGAAGAGCCGCTGCGCGCCCGCGCGCTCAATCTCGGTCGCCTCGGGCGCGAACATGCGGTGGTAATTCTCGAGCGGGAACTTGGAATCGACCGCGACCTTGCCGGTGGGCGGCGGCAGCTCGAGGACGCAATCGGCGCGGGTGCCGTTGGACAGCGTGCACTGCATCCGGAAAGCGCTGGAGGGCAGCACGTTGCGCACCAGCCCTTCGAGCTGCACCTCGCCGAACGCACCGCGGGCGCGCTTGTCGCCGAGCAGCTCCTGCAGGCTCACCACGCTCCCGGTGAGGCTTTCGATCTTCTTCTGCGCTTCGTCGATGGTCGCGAGCCGCGCCATGACATTTGCGAACGTCTCGTTGGTTTTTTTGAAGCCTTCGTCGAGGCGCTCGTCGACCTTGCCCGAGATCTCCGACAGCCGCTTGTCGATGCGCGCGTCCAGCGCCTGCGTGGTGTCGGCGAGCCGCGCGACCATCGCTTCGCGGTAGTCGCGCATGTTCTCGGTGAGCGCGAGCTTCATCGCGTGCAGCGTGTCGCGCGTCTCGCGCAGCGAATCAAACACGCTCGTGCGCAGGCGCTCTCCCGATTCGGCGACGCGGCTGCCCAGCCTGTCGCCGTGCTGCGCGAGCCCGTTCGAAAGATCGACCAGCATGCCGCGATGCTTCTCCTCGAGCGCGTCGTTCAGGCGCGCCGACAGCGCCCGCATCTCACGCGCCTGCGCGGCGCTGCGCGCGAGCACGATGCCCAGCATCGCGACCGCGACGGCGACCAGCGCGAGCAGAATGACCTCGACCATGAGTCAAGTATATCAGCCGGCCTCGCGCATCGCCTTGAGCGGAGGCGCATCGAGCACGCGCCGGGTGCCCGCATAACCCGCAAGCGCGATGCCGATCGCGCCGGCGGTCGCGCCGGTGATCCACACCAGCGCGCTCGCGCTGAACGGCAGGTTGAGGATGCGCGTCGCGACGACGTACGCGAGCGCCGTCGCGCCCGCCGCCGCGAGCACGCCCGCGAGCAATCCGAGCACCGCGAACTCCGCGACGATCGCGCGCGTGAGCTGGGCGCGGCTCGCGCCCAGCGTGCGCATGATGGTCGCCTGATAGACGCGCTCGTCCTGTGTGCTCGCGATCGCGGCATACAGCACCGTGAGCCCGGCGAGCAGCGTGAAGAGGAAGATGAACTGCACCGCGCGAGAGACCTGGTCCATCATCGTCTGCACCTGCCCCAGGACCTGCGCGACGTCGATCAGGATCACGCCCGGGAATTCGCGGACGAGCGCGGCGATGAGCGCCGAGTTGCCGGGCGCGAGGTAGAAGCTCGTCACGAACGTCGCCGGCTGCGAGTCCAGGACGCCCGGCGATGCGATCACGAAGAAGTTGACGTTGAAAGTGTCCCAGTCGACGTGGCGCAGGCTCGTCACGCGCGCCGACACCGGCGTGCCGGCGACGTCGAAGGTGAGCACGTCGCCCATGCGGATGCCCAACGAGTCCGCGAGCCCCTGCTCCACCGAAAACTGCGCCGGCGGCTGCGCGGCCGGCCACCACGCCCCCGCGACGATGCGGTTGTCGGCCTGCATGCGCTCCGCCCACGACAGGTTGAACTCGCGGTCGATGAGGCGGCGCGCGCGCTCGTCCTGGTAATCGGCCGCGGACACGCTGCGCTCGCCGATCTTCACCAGCCGCCCGCGGACCATCGGGAACATCGCGGGGGCAGGCACGCGGTGCGCCTCGAAGAAAGCCTTGATGCGCGGCACCTCGGTCGCCTGGATGTTGACGACGAAGCGGTTCGGCGCTTCGGGAGGCAGCGTCGTCTGCCACGCGCGCACCAGGTCGTGACGCACGAGCGTCAGCACCAGCAGCGCCATCATGCCCAGCCCCAACGCGACGACCTGCAGCACGCTGCCGAGCGCGCGGCGCCTGAGATTGCCCACGCCGTAGCGCCACGCGACCGCGCGCACGCGCACCGCGCCGACGAGCCTCACCAGCAGCCACGTGAAAAGACCGACGCCGAGCATCGCGGCGGTAAAGCCGCCGAGCACGACGCTCCCTAAGCGCACGCTTTCGGCTTTCCAGAGGATGAGCAGCGCGATCGCCGCATAACCGACGCCATAGACGAGAAGACCGCTCGCCGCCGGCACGCCGAGGTCGCGGCGCAGCACCCGCAGGGTCGGCACCCGCTTGAGCGAGACGAGCGGCGGCAGCGCGAACCCGAGCAGGAGCACGATGCCGGTCAGCAGCCCGTGCACTGCGGGCAGCACGCCGGGCGGCGGCAGCTCGACCTTCACCAGCGTGCCCAGCCAGTACGCGAGGAGCGACTGCGCGACAGCGCCGACGACGCAGCCGATCGCGCTCGCGATCACACCGAGCAACGCGAAGTGCACCACGTAGAGCCTGAGCACTTTCGCCTGCGACGCGCCGAGGCAACGCATGATCGCGACCGCATCGAGATGGCGCTGGAGGAACCGTCGCGCCGACAGTCCGACCGCCACCGCCGCGAGCACCACGCTCACCAGCGCCGAGAGGCTCAGGAACTTCTCGGCGCGCTCGAGCGCCGAGCGGATCTCGGGCCGCGCGTCCTTGACGCCTTCGATCCGCTGCCCTTTGAGCAGGCGCGGCGACACGTGCGCGCGGTAGGCGTCGACCGCCTGCGGCGCGCCCGCCACGAGCAGGCGATAGCTGATGCGGCTTCCCGGCTGTATCAGTCCGGTCGCGGCGACGTCGGCCTCGCCGATGATGATGCGCGGGCCGCTGTTGATGAAGCCGATCGACACGTCGGGCTCGCGGGTGACGAACGCCGCGACCGCGAACATGCTGCGGCCGAGCTCGACTCGATCGCCCGGCCTGAGCTTGAGCTCGGTCGCGAGGCGCTCGTCGATCCACGCGGTGCCGCGCTCGGGCGGCTGGTCGACCCTGCGTTCGGCGCCGTACAGCGTGTCGCTCACGCGCAGCTCGCCGCGCAGCGGATAGCCCGCGCTCACCGCTTTGACGCTCGCGAGCAGGTTCTTATCGGAGTGCGTCACCATGCTCGGAAAGCGCGCGAAGCGGGCGATGGCGAGGCCTCGCTCGCGCGCCGCCGCTTCGAACGCGGCGTCGATCGGCTGATTGCCTGCGATGACGAGGTCGGCGCCGAGGAGGTTGTTCGCCTGCCGTCCCAGCGCCTGGTGGATGCGGTCGGTGAAGAAACCGACCGTCGTCACGCTCGCCACCGCGACGAGCATCGCCACCGCGATCAGCGCCAGCTCTCCCGCGCGGTGGTCGCGCCACAGGAGGCGCAGCGCGAGCGCGAGCTCTTTCATGCGGCCAGCCGTCCGCCGGCGAGCCTCAGCATGCGATCGCACCGGCGCGACAACCCTTCGTCGTGCGTCACCAGCAGGAGCGTCGTGCCCTGCTCGCGGTTGAGCTCGAACATCAGATCGATGATCTGGGTGCCGGTCGCGGCATCGAGGTTGCCGGTGGGCTCGTCGGCGAGGAGCAGCGCGGGCCGCGTCACGAAGGCGCGCGCGATCGCGACGCGCTGCTGCTCGCCGCCCGAAAGCTGCCGCGGATAGTGTGCAAGCCGCTCGGCGAGACCGACGCGCGCGAGCATCGCGCGCGCAGCCGCCTCGGCCGACGCGTCGCCGGCGAGCTCGAGCGGAAGCATCACGTTCTCGAGCGCGGTCATCGAAGGCAGGAGCTGGAAAGACTGGAAGACGAAGCCGACCATGCGCCCGCGCAAGGCGGCGCGGCCGTCCTCGTCGAGCGCGTGGAGCTCGTGGCCGTCGATGCGCACGCGGCCGGCGCTCGGCGTGTCGAGACCCGCGAGCAGGCCGAGCAGCGTCGACTTGCCCGATCCCGACACGCCGACGATCGCGACCGCCTCGCCCGCGCGCACCTCGAAACTAATATCGTCGAGGATGGTCAACCCGTGGGCGCCCGCCGGCACGGTTTTCCCCAGCCCGGCGACGCTCACGATAATCTCGTTCTTTGCGTTGTCTCTCTTCGACTGCTCGCTCATGCTCACACGCTGGTTCTTTCTGCTCGCTTGCGCACTCGTTCCCGCCTTGCACGCGGCCGCGGCCCAGCCCGGGACGATACTCGTATTCGGAGACAGCCTCTCCGCCGCCTACGGGCTCGCGCAGCAGCAGGGCTGGGCCCATCTGCTCGAGAAGCGCCTGCGTGACGAAGGCTTCGACTATCGCGTCGCCAACGCGAGCATCAGCGGTGAGACTACGGCCGGCGGCGCGACCCGCATCGAGGGCGCGCTCAAGGCGCACAAGCCCGCTGTCGTCGTGCTCGAGCTCGGTGCGAACGACGGCCTGCGCGGGCAGAGCGTCGACATCATGAAGCGTAATCTCGAAGCGATGATCGATGCGAGCCGCAAGGCCAAGGCCGACGTGCTGCTGGTGGGTATGCGCCTGCCACCCAACTACGGTCCGTCCTACACCGAAAAGTTCCACCGGACCTATATCGACATCGCGAAGGCGAAGAGGGTCGCGTTCGTGCCGTTCCTCTTCGAAGGCTTCGGCGAAGACCCGAAGTTCTTCCAGGCCGACCGGGTGCACCCGACGGCGGAAGCGCAGGCGATGATGCTCGATACGGTGTGGAAGGGCCTCAGGCCGATGCTGAGCAAAAAATAGTGTTGAGTGTTTAGTGGGCTAGTGGTCTGCTCGAGCATCACGTGCTGGGCGAATGGGGTTTTCACTCAACACTCAACACTCAACACTTTCACACGACTTCGATTCCCGCCTCGCCTTCGGCCAGCTCTCCGATCGCCGCGGCCTGCGCGAAACCATGCTCGCGGAACACGCCGAGCACCTTGTCCGCGGCCGCGCGGTCGCACGCGACGAGCAGTCCGCCGGCTGTCTGCGGATCGGTGAGCATCTTGCGATGCCAGCCGGGCGCATCGGCCGGCAGCGTGACGCACGACTCGCAGCTCGCCCAGTTGCGGTCGGAGGCGCCGGTCGCATAACCCTGTTCCGCCAGATACGCCGCGGCCGACAGAATGGGCACGTCGGCATAGCGGATGCGCGCTTTGAGCCCCGAGCCGCGGCACACCTCCATCACGTGCCCGAGCAGGCCGAAGCCGGTGATGTCGGTCATCGCGTGCACGCCCGCCATCTGCGCGAGCTCGGGTCCCGGCGTATTGAGCTTGGTCGTGGTGTCGATCATCTGCTCGTACGCCTTGGGCTTCAGATCGCCTTTCTTGAGCGCGGCGCTCATGATGCCGACCCCGAGCCCTTTGCCGAGGATCAGCACGTCCCCCGCGCGCGCGCCGTCGTTGCGAATGACGCGATCGGGATGGACCAGCCCCAGCGCGACGAGGCCGTAGATCGGCTCGGGCGAATCGATCGAATGCCCGCCGGCGATGGGGATGCCCGCGGCCGCGCACACCGCCTGTCCGCCTTCGGTGATCTTGAGCACCGCCTCCACCGGGATCTTCCCGGCCGGAATGCCGAGCAGCGCCAGCGCCATGAACGGCTTGCCGCCCATCGCGTAGACGTCCGAGATCGCGTTGGTCGCGGCGATGCGGCCGAAGTCGTACGGATCGTCGACGATCGGCATGAAGAAGTCGGTCGTGGCGACGATCGCCTGATGGTCGTTGAGGCGATAGACCGCCGCGTCGTCGGCGTTCTCGTTCCCGACGATGAGGTCGGGAAACGCCGCCGCGACCGGCGCTTTCGCGAGGATTTCGCTCAGCAACGCTGGCGTGAGCTTGCAGCCTCAGCCGCCGCCGTGCGAAAACTGTGTGAGGCGCAGCGGCGCTTGCATGGGCTCGTTCATATTTAATTTAAAATTCGGGTGTGGGAAAACGTGATCGCAGCGCCTGGGACGGCGCGGAATCGACTGGAGCGGCCAAAGCGAACGCCAATGAGGCTCCGTTGCAACGCGTCGGGCGCGCGCCGATTGCGGTAACCGTAGCACAACTGTCCGGGTTTGACGAGGTGATCGACGTGCGCTCGGAAGGCGAGTACGCCGAAGACCACGTCCCCGGCGCGCTCTGCTGTCCCGTCCTCGACAACGAGGAGCGAGCGCTCGTCGGCACGATCTACAAGCAGCAATCCTCTTTCGAAGCCAAGAAGATCGGCGCGGCGCTGGTCTCGGCCAATATCGCGCGCCACCTGCGCGAGCGCTTCCTCAATCGCCCGAAGGACTGGCGGCCGCTCGTCTACTGCTGGCGCGGCGGCAATCGCAGCGGCTCGCTCGCGGCGGTGCTCGCGCAGATCGGCTGGACCGTCGGCCAGCTCGACGGCGGTTACAAGGCGTATCGCCGCGCCGTCATCGCCGATCTCGAAACCCTGCCTTCGCGCTTCCGCTGGCATGTCGTCTGCGGCATGACAGGCACCGGCAAGAGCCGCATCCTGCGCGCGCTCGGACTCGCCGGCGCGCAGGTGCTCGATCTCGAAGCGCTGGCCGCGCATCGCGGCTCGGTTCTCGGCAGCCTGCCCGACAGCCCGCAGCCCACGCAGAAGACGTTCGAAAGCCTGGTGTGGGACGCGCTGAGACGCTTCGACGCGAGCCGGCCGGTGTTCGTCGAAGCGGAGAGCAAGAAGATCGGCAAGCTGCGCGTCCCCGAAGCGCTGATCGCGGCGATGTGGGCGAGCGACGATTGCCTGGTGATCGACGCGCCGCTGCCCGTGCGGGTCGCTCTGCTGAAAGCCGAGTACGCGCATTACGTCGCGGCGCCCGACGCGCTCATCGCGCAGCTCGAGTGCCTCACGTCGCTGCACGGGCGCGAGACCGTGCAGCGCTGGCAGGCGCTCGCGCGCGAAGAAAAAGCGGACGAGTTCGTCGAAGATATGCTGCAGCGCCATTACGATCCGGCCTACATGCGCTCGACGCTCAAGCACTACCCGGCACTATCCGAAGCGCCGCGTTTCACGCTTCATGACGCGAGCGACGCCGCGGTGGAGAAAGTCGCGCGGGAAGTGTTGCGCTCGCGGGGTGTTTAGTTCAACATAGATCGCGAAGATGCTAGATCAACCCGCGCCTGAATTCACGCTACCCGCCACCGGGAGCAAGGCGTTCCGCCTCGCGGACGCCAAAGGCCGCATCGTCGTTCTCTACTTCTACCCCAAGGACAACACGCCCGGCTGCACCACCGAGGGCCAGAATTTCCGCGACCTCTATCCGGAGTTCCAGCAGGCGGGCGCCGACGTGTACGGCATCTCGCGCGACAGCATGAAGTCGCACGAGAGCTTTCGCTCGAAGATGAGCTTTCCGTTCGATCTGTTGTCCGACGCCGACGAGGCCGCGTGCAAGGCCTTCGACGTGATCAAGATGAAGAATATGTACGGCAAGAAGGTGCGCGGCATCGAGCGCAGCACCTTCGTCATCGACGACGAGGGGGTCGTGAGACGCGAGTGGCGCGGCGTGAAGGTCCCGGGACATGTACAGGAGGTGCTCGACTACGTGAAATCGCTTGCGCGATAGTGTTGAGTGTTAAGTGTTGAGTGTTGAGTGGGTTCGCAGCCGACCCGCTTCTCACTAAGCACTTAACACTCAACACTCAACACTGGCGCTACAGCGCCCCAGGAGGCACATGATCCAACGCAAGCCGGCATCGAATGTCGCCCGTCTCCCTTCCGCCTCCACCAAGCTCTTCGTGCTCGACACGAACGTGCTGATGCACGATCCCACCTCGCTCTTCCGCTTCGAGGAGCACGACGTCTACATCCCGATGGCGATCCTCGAAGAGCTCGACAACAACAAGAAAGGCATGTCCGAGGTCGCGCGCAACGCGCGCCAGGCGAGCCGCTACCTCGACGAGCTCGTGAGCGGCGCCGAAGCGAGCATCGCCGACGGCATCCCTCTCGACCGCCACGGCGACAAGAGCGCGACCGGCAAGCTCTTTCTCCAGACCGAAGCGATCAACGGCAGCCTGCCGCCGCGCCTGCCGACCGGCACCGGCAAGGCCGACAACCAGATCATCGGCGTCGTCATGCACCTGCACGAAACGCTGGGAAAGCGGCAGGTCATTCTGGTGTCGAAAGACATCAACATGCGCATCAAGGCGCGCGCGGTCGGCATGCCGGCCGAGGACTACTTCAACGACAAGGTCCTCGAGGACACCGACCTCCTGTACAGCGGCGTGCGCGCCCTGCCCGCGGACTTCTGGGACAAGCACGGCAAGGACATGGAGTCGTGGCAGCAGGGCGGCACCACCTGGTACCGCGTGCGCGGACCGTTAAGCCAGAGCTTCATCGTCAACGAGTTCGTCTACCTCGACGACGAGAAGCCGTTCCACGCGCAGGTGAAGGAAGTGAGCGGCAAGACCGCGGTGCTGCAGACGCTCAAGGACTACAGCCACCAGCGCAACAACGTCTGGGGCGTCATCGCGCGCAACCGCGAGCAGAACTTCGCGTTCAACGCGCTCATGAATCCCGACATCGATTTCGTGACGATGCTCGGCCAGGCCGGCACCGGCAAGACGCTGCTCACGCTCGCCGCCGGTCTCATGCAGACGCTCGAGCACAAGACCTATTCGGAGATCATCATGACTCGCGTGACGGTTCCGGTCGGCGAGGACATCGGCTTCCTCCCCGGCACCGAGGAAGAGAAGATGAACCCGTGGATGGGCGCGCTCGAGGACAACCTCGACGTGCTCAACAAGACCGACGACGAAGCGGGCGAATGGGGCCGCGCGGCGACGCGCGACCTCATCCGCTCGCGCATCAAGGTGAAGTCGCTCAACTTCATGCGCGGGCGCACCTTCATCAACAAGTTTCTGATCATCGACGAAGCGCAGAACCTCACGCCCAAGCAGATGAAGACGATGATCACGCGGGCGGGTCCCGGGACGAAGGTCGTGTGCCTCGGTAACATCGCGCAGATCGATACGCCTTATCTGACCGAAGGCAGCTCGGGCCTCACGTACGTCGTCGATCGAATGAAAGGCTGGTCGCACAGCGGGCACATCACGCTGACGCGGGGCGAGCGGTCGAGGCTTGCGGATTACGCGGCGGAAGCGCTGTAGCCCTGGGCTTACGCGATAATGTCATTGCGAGGAGCGGCGCGACGAAGCAATCCCGAAACGCGGAAAGGTCTACGCCGCTGCTTCGGCGCATCTGCGATGCGCCTCGCCGCGCGCAAGGCGCGCTTAAGCGCCTGCCGGCGCCACGTACGAAACGGGGGAAACTGTGAATTTTTTGTTGGTTATGCAGTGGTACCGTAAGGCTGTAGAAAGATTGACATGCGAGGATGGCATCGACTCGCTTCATGAGTTTCCTCCTCGCGGGGTCAGCAGTAACCCCGCTCTCGCCCGGCCCCGGCCGGGCTTTTTCTTGAGAGCCGCCGCTGCATGCTTCGCCGCGGCGCTGAGCCTCACCGCGGCGGCGGCACCCTTCGCGTACGTCCCCAACGAAGGCTCGGGCACGATCTCGATCATCGACGTCGCCGGCGACACCGTCGTCGGCGAGATCAAGACCGGCGGCAAGCCGCGCGGCATCGCGGTGCATCCGAAGTCCGGCACGCTCTACTACAGCGATTCGCCGAGCAGCGCGCTGCACGTCGTCGACCTTGCGACACGCGCCGTGACCGCGCACGTCGGGCTCGGCAAATCGCCCGAAGGCGTGTACATCACCCGCGACGGCAGGCTGCTCGCGGTCGCGATCGAGGAGACCAACAGCGTGACGCTGATCGACACCGCGAGCGCCAGGGCGGTGGCGAACATCCCGGTCAAGGGCAAGAACCCGGAGCACGCGGTGTTCAGTCCCGACGGCGCGTGGCTGTACGTGAGCTCCGAAGACGCCGACACGGTCGAGGTCGTCGATGTGGCGAAGCGCGCGCAGGTCGCATCGATCAAGGTCGGCCCGCGGCCGCGCGGCATCGCGTTCACGCCCGACGGCAGCAAGGCCTACGTCGCCTGCGAGGTGGCGAGCCTCACCTACGCCATCGACGTGAAGGCAGGCTCGGTGGTCGCGACGATCAAGGGCGGGGATTTCAGCAACGGCGTGACCATGCACCCGAGCGGCAGGCGCGTGTACGTCTCGAACGGAAAATCGGGCACGGTGTCGGTGATCGACACGTCGTCGAACGCGGTCGTCGCGTCCATCCCGGTCGGCCAGCGCCCGTGGAACATGGCGATCACGCCCGACGGCGCCAAGCTCTACGTCGCGAACGGCCGTTCCGGCAACGTCTCGGTGATCGATACCGCAGCCGAGAAGAAGATCGCCGACATCCCGGTCGGCTCCCTGCCTTGGGGAGTCGTGATTAAATGATTAACGTGCGGGGACTTGTGCGGGGGTAGCCGGCACCTCCTGCACCGTCTTACCCGGCCAGCGCCACATCCGCTGAAAGATCCGGTCGTCACGCGTCACGAGGTGCCTGACCGCTGCCGTCACGTGCACCAGGATCAGCGCCATGAAGACGCACACCGTGCCGAAATGGATCTGGCTCGTCAGCTCCTTGAGCGCCGGGGCATCCCACCCCCAGTGCGGTATCGCATAACCGAAATACTTGATCGGGTACTTGGTGAAGCTCGAGCCGAGGTAACCGGTGATCGGCATCGTCAGCAGGCACAGGTAGAGCCCGACGTGGCTCACTTTCGCCGCGGCGCGCTGCCACGCGGGCAGCGTGTCGGGCAGCGGCGGCGCCGGATGCGTCAGCCGCCACAGGATGCGGAAGATCACGAGCAACCCTATCGTGATGCCGATCGACTTGTGCAGGTTGAACCACCACGCGCGCACGCCGACGGGGTTCTTCGGGATGTCGACCATCCACCAGCCGAGCGCGAGCTGCGCGAAAACCAGCGCGGCGATCGACCAGTGCAGAACGATGGCGGTGCGGCTGTAGCTTTCGACTGACGCCGAGCGCATGGATCCCCTCCTTTTCCGCGCCTGTCCGGACGCTTCGTTATGGGGGATATGCTAGCGCGAGGCGAGGCGCTGCGCGACCTCGCCGGCGAGCACTGAACCGCGCCTCAATAACCGCTGTCGACCTGGCCCTTGCGGCCGGTGTGAGGATCGTAAATTCCAAGCGAATCCGCGTTGTACTTCTCCAGCTCGTCCTTCGGCAGATACTTCTCCTCGAGCTTCACCACTTCCGGAAAGCCGGTGAGGTCGAAGACGCCCAGCCCGCCGAGGGGATGCGCCTTCGTGCGGTTCTGGAAATCGATCCACGCGTCTTCCTGACGCTCGCGGAAGTCGACGAGGAAGTCGTACATCGCGACCGTGGCGACGTTCGCCGCGTGGATAGATGTCATGCACAGCCCGAGCTCTTCCTTCTCGCGCCGCGTCAGCGGCGGCTTGATCGCGCCTTCGGTGGCGCGGAAGAGGATGCCGGGCAACGCATCGCGCATCGCGCGGATCTCTTCGCGGCTTTGCAGCGCTTCGGCGTAGATCACGTCCACGCCCGCTTCGACGTATGCCTTGGCGCGCGCGATCGCCTCGTCGAGGCTGCCGCCGACCGCGCCGCGCGCATCG comes from Burkholderiales bacterium and encodes:
- a CDS encoding M90 family metallopeptidase codes for the protein MGWFSRWRRRRILDQASLDPAVWRATLERYPFTRALDEAERTRLCELVKLFLHEKQIHGAGGMVLDDAVRLAIAVQACILVLNLGLSSYRGWVEIIVYPDEFVAEYEYVDEAGVAHSVQEPMTGESWERGPVILSWADAEEAGRGAAYNVVIHEFAHKLDMLNGEANGFPPLHADMSRERWSQAFGDAYQDFCGRVDGGDDIELDEYAAETPAEFFAVMSEAFFECPQVVRRAYAHVYEQLALFYRQDPLARRGARAYDRARARA
- a CDS encoding arylesterase is translated as MLTRWFFLLACALVPALHAAAAQPGTILVFGDSLSAAYGLAQQQGWAHLLEKRLRDEGFDYRVANASISGETTAGGATRIEGALKAHKPAVVVLELGANDGLRGQSVDIMKRNLEAMIDASRKAKADVLLVGMRLPPNYGPSYTEKFHRTYIDIAKAKRVAFVPFLFEGFGEDPKFFQADRVHPTAEAQAMMLDTVWKGLRPMLSKK
- a CDS encoding FtsX-like permease family protein, producing the protein MKELALALRLLWRDHRAGELALIAVAMLVAVASVTTVGFFTDRIHQALGRQANNLLGADLVIAGNQPIDAAFEAAARERGLAIARFARFPSMVTHSDKNLLASVKAVSAGYPLRGELRVSDTLYGAERRVDQPPERGTAWIDERLATELKLRPGDRVELGRSMFAVAAFVTREPDVSIGFINSGPRIIIGEADVAATGLIQPGSRISYRLLVAGAPQAVDAYRAHVSPRLLKGQRIEGVKDARPEIRSALERAEKFLSLSALVSVVLAAVAVGLSARRFLQRHLDAVAIMRCLGASQAKVLRLYVVHFALLGVIASAIGCVVGAVAQSLLAYWLGTLVKVELPPPGVLPAVHGLLTGIVLLLGFALPPLVSLKRVPTLRVLRRDLGVPAASGLLVYGVGYAAIALLILWKAESVRLGSVVLGGFTAAMLGVGLFTWLLVRLVGAVRVRAVAWRYGVGNLRRRALGSVLQVVALGLGMMALLVLTLVRHDLVRAWQTTLPPEAPNRFVVNIQATEVPRIKAFFEAHRVPAPAMFPMVRGRLVKIGERSVSAADYQDERARRLIDREFNLSWAERMQADNRIVAGAWWPAAQPPAQFSVEQGLADSLGIRMGDVLTFDVAGTPVSARVTSLRHVDWDTFNVNFFVIASPGVLDSQPATFVTSFYLAPGNSALIAALVREFPGVILIDVAQVLGQVQTMMDQVSRAVQFIFLFTLLAGLTVLYAAIASTQDERVYQATIMRTLGASRAQLTRAIVAEFAVLGLLAGVLAAAGATALAYVVATRILNLPFSASALVWITGATAGAIGIALAGYAGTRRVLDAPPLKAMREAG
- a CDS encoding ABC transporter ATP-binding protein, which gives rise to MSEQSKRDNAKNEIIVSVAGLGKTVPAGAHGLTILDDISFEVRAGEAVAIVGVSGSGKSTLLGLLAGLDTPSAGRVRIDGHELHALDEDGRAALRGRMVGFVFQSFQLLPSMTALENVMLPLELAGDASAEAAARAMLARVGLAERLAHYPRQLSGGEQQRVAIARAFVTRPALLLADEPTGNLDAATGTQIIDLMFELNREQGTTLLLVTHDEGLSRRCDRMLRLAGGRLAA
- the rmuC gene encoding DNA recombination protein RmuC — encoded protein: MVEVILLALVAVAVAMLGIVLARSAAQAREMRALSARLNDALEEKHRGMLVDLSNGLAQHGDRLGSRVAESGERLRTSVFDSLRETRDTLHAMKLALTENMRDYREAMVARLADTTQALDARIDKRLSEISGKVDERLDEGFKKTNETFANVMARLATIDEAQKKIESLTGSVVSLQELLGDKRARGAFGEVQLEGLVRNVLPSSAFRMQCTLSNGTRADCVLELPPPTGKVAVDSKFPLENYHRMFAPEATEIERAGAQRLFRQDLKRHVEAISSKYIIAGETSDGAVMFVPAEAVFAEIHAHHAEIVDFAMARRVWIVSPTTLMAVLNTARAVLKDVETRRQVHVIKESLARLAIEFSRFDERMRDLARHIRQAHEDVEKVQVTSAKISQRFAQIESVDLGAAEPPALRVVELRDEGKG
- the selD gene encoding selenide, water dikinase SelD, whose amino-acid sequence is MNEPMQAPLRLTQFSHGGGUGCKLTPALLSEILAKAPVAAAFPDLIVGNENADDAAVYRLNDHQAIVATTDFFMPIVDDPYDFGRIAATNAISDVYAMGGKPFMALALLGIPAGKIPVEAVLKITEGGQAVCAAAGIPIAGGHSIDSPEPIYGLVALGLVHPDRVIRNDGARAGDVLILGKGLGVGIMSAALKKGDLKPKAYEQMIDTTTKLNTPGPELAQMAGVHAMTDITGFGLLGHVMEVCRGSGLKARIRYADVPILSAAAYLAEQGYATGASDRNWASCESCVTLPADAPGWHRKMLTDPQTAGGLLVACDRAAADKVLGVFREHGFAQAAAIGELAEGEAGIEVV